Proteins from one Streptomyces cynarae genomic window:
- a CDS encoding PIN domain-containing protein, which translates to MAAIAVVLDHTTAAALYDPKDPFNEAVAAFYVQASGGLGDLYAPVLSLTAGDAERPGLLGYIKGLRFIRIEAFDTDAAVTATELLRFGHPWAAVHAIHAARPSAAHPSGRFLLTLTPKAYAGTGVQAVHPDQ; encoded by the coding sequence GTGGCGGCGATCGCGGTCGTCCTGGACCACACCACCGCCGCGGCGCTGTACGACCCGAAGGACCCGTTCAACGAGGCGGTGGCCGCGTTCTACGTCCAGGCCTCCGGCGGACTCGGTGATCTGTACGCGCCGGTGCTGTCCCTGACGGCCGGCGACGCCGAGCGGCCCGGCCTGCTCGGCTACATCAAGGGCCTGCGGTTCATCCGCATCGAGGCCTTCGATACCGACGCCGCGGTCACCGCCACCGAGCTGCTGCGCTTCGGGCACCCCTGGGCCGCCGTCCACGCCATCCACGCCGCCCGGCCCTCCGCCGCCCACCCCAGCGGACGGTTCCTGCTCACCCTGACGCCGAAGGCGTACGCGGGCACCGGCGTCCAAGCCGTCCACCCCGACCAGTAG